A single genomic interval of Helianthus annuus cultivar XRQ/B chromosome 6, HanXRQr2.0-SUNRISE, whole genome shotgun sequence harbors:
- the LOC118479802 gene encoding uncharacterized protein LOC118479802, producing the protein MAGKCDVHASLRPQGSSLSPPNQAAKDKTVQVWGREQMGLVSNPDTCWLPIQRDGGGTGVQVWDRRRLDMNSDPGFVWYPRQATWTPMTPFRPPPRRFGSPTPQFGSLLPPPTPRVPLRRLWATSGPPPARFRTPLSAGVSDRSKGRQPMTQVWVPKATTVEVTDPDHGCKGATGGSDARGFSLIRIV; encoded by the exons ATGGCCGGAAAGTGTGACGTCCACGCAAGCCTACGCCCCCAAG GTTCGTCGCTAAGCCCTCCCAATCAAGCTGCGAAAGACAAAACAGTGCAAGTGTGGGGTCGTGAACAGATGGGGTTGGTGTCTAACCCAGACACTTGTTGGCTCCCTATCCAGCGTGACGGCGGCGGCACAGGGGTGCAAGTTTGGGATCGTCGCCGACTGGATATGAATTCGGACCCAGGTTTCGTTTGGTATCCCAGACAGGCCACATGGACTCCCATGACCCCCTTTCGCCCACCCCCCAGACGCTTTGGTTCACCAACCCCTCAATTCGGTTCACTTCTGCCACCTCCAACTCCCAGGGTCCCGTTACGCAGGTTGTGGGCCACTTCGGGTCCCCCGCCAGCCCGTTTCAGGACGCCACTGTCTGCAGGTGTAAGCGATAGGTCAAAGGGGAGGCAGCCGATGACTCAGGTTTGGGTACCGAAGGCGACAACAGTGGAAGTTACTGACCCTGATCATGGTTGCAAGGGTGCAACAGGTGGTTCAGATGCGCGCGGATTTTCgttgatacgcatcgtatag